A single genomic interval of Spirosoma taeanense harbors:
- a CDS encoding porin family protein, producing the protein MKRIVLAGVVALGLMAAQTSFAQVQVGIRGGANWGFASKPEFLGSLTPTFHPSPGPTGALFFDIPLSDRVSFRPEVAYVQKGFVVKQGLDLNLGGFQLPIGARMAYQSQTLEIPLLAKVNLSDGPVQPYFIAGPAVSYALDGRIRTRATALITTQPIDVDLNYGGMLNRWDVGAVGGLGLSMDAGTGKFFVEGRYTHGFSRQVQVPVVNVNVRNRGVALSLGYSFPIGY; encoded by the coding sequence ATGAAACGAATTGTGCTTGCTGGTGTCGTCGCTTTGGGTTTAATGGCTGCTCAAACGTCGTTTGCTCAGGTTCAGGTAGGTATCCGGGGCGGGGCAAACTGGGGCTTTGCTTCTAAACCGGAGTTTTTAGGAAGCCTGACGCCAACGTTCCACCCCTCGCCGGGGCCAACCGGAGCCTTATTTTTTGATATTCCTCTCAGCGACCGCGTTTCGTTCCGGCCCGAAGTGGCTTATGTCCAGAAAGGCTTTGTCGTGAAACAAGGGCTTGATCTGAATCTGGGTGGGTTCCAGTTGCCTATCGGGGCACGCATGGCCTATCAGTCGCAGACTCTGGAGATTCCGTTACTGGCTAAAGTGAACTTAAGCGACGGACCCGTTCAGCCGTATTTTATTGCCGGACCAGCCGTGAGTTACGCTCTGGATGGCCGCATCCGGACCCGGGCAACGGCGCTCATCACTACCCAGCCGATTGATGTTGATCTCAACTATGGCGGGATGCTGAATCGGTGGGATGTTGGGGCCGTAGGTGGTCTGGGCCTCTCGATGGATGCCGGAACCGGAAAGTTTTTTGTTGAAGGGCGCTACACGCATGGCTTCAGCCGGCAGGTGCAGGTTCCCGTTGTCAATGTCAACGTGCGTAACCGGGGCGTTGCCCTTTCACTTGGGTATTCATTCCCAATAGGCTATTAA
- a CDS encoding fatty acid desaturase, with protein sequence MANLTDFVRSTASEPHRIRTRQILKSHPEIKKLIGQKNPTTFWIILGCVSLMTGLAYLVRDQSWWLVVAAAWFIGAFPAHTLFVCIHEAAHNLIFRKPAANAWAAIFANLPTVLPTALSFKNFHIKHHAFQGVHELDADLPDWYEAKLINNYSLGKALWLLFFPIFQGIRTIRMRELAVIDRWVALNMVVQLVFDILIVTLFGWKALAFMLLCLFFSVGLHPLGARWIQEHYLTLDPEQETYSYYGQLNGPNLNVGFHNEHHDFPSIPWNKLPEIKQSAPEYYDTLKYHTSYVRLFFRFLFDQEISLFSRIVRKERGRVSLADQSKPDMELVQSQAIPAKAAV encoded by the coding sequence ATGGCAAATTTGACTGATTTTGTTCGCTCAACCGCTTCTGAGCCGCACCGGATTCGTACCCGGCAGATCCTGAAATCGCATCCTGAAATCAAAAAGCTGATCGGCCAGAAGAATCCGACCACCTTCTGGATCATTCTGGGCTGCGTTTCGCTGATGACGGGCCTTGCCTATCTTGTTCGCGATCAGTCCTGGTGGCTGGTTGTAGCGGCTGCGTGGTTCATTGGCGCATTTCCGGCCCACACGCTGTTTGTCTGCATTCACGAAGCCGCCCACAATCTGATTTTTCGCAAACCAGCCGCCAATGCCTGGGCCGCTATTTTTGCCAATCTCCCGACCGTGCTGCCGACCGCTCTGTCATTCAAAAATTTCCATATCAAGCACCACGCGTTTCAGGGAGTGCATGAACTGGACGCAGATTTACCCGATTGGTACGAGGCCAAACTCATCAATAATTACTCGCTTGGCAAAGCCCTCTGGCTGCTATTCTTCCCGATCTTCCAGGGCATCCGCACTATCCGGATGCGCGAACTGGCCGTGATTGACCGCTGGGTCGCGCTGAATATGGTGGTGCAGCTCGTATTCGACATCCTGATCGTTACGCTGTTTGGCTGGAAAGCGCTGGCCTTTATGCTGCTGTGTCTGTTTTTCTCGGTTGGCCTGCATCCGCTGGGCGCGCGCTGGATTCAGGAACACTATCTGACGCTTGATCCCGAGCAGGAGACGTACAGCTATTACGGTCAGCTAAACGGCCCGAACCTGAACGTAGGCTTCCACAACGAACACCATGATTTTCCGTCCATCCCCTGGAATAAACTGCCAGAGATCAAGCAGTCTGCGCCAGAGTATTACGATACGTTGAAATATCATACGTCGTATGTCCGGCTGTTTTTCCGGTTCCTGTTCGATCAGGAAATCTCGCTTTTCTCGCGGATTGTCCGGAAAGAACGGGGTCGAGTAAGCCTGGCCGACCAGTCGAAGCCGGATATGGAGCTGGTACAGTCGCAGGCAATTCCGGCCAAAGCTGCGGTTTAG